One Setaria viridis chromosome 5, Setaria_viridis_v4.0, whole genome shotgun sequence genomic region harbors:
- the LOC117856068 gene encoding phospholipase D alpha 1 — translation MAQILLHGTLHATIFEAQELSNPHRASGGAPKFIRKLVEGIEDTVGVGKGTTKIYATIDLEKTRVGRTRMISNEPANPRWYESFHIYCAHLAADVIFTVKIDNPIGATLIGRAHLPVQDLLDGKEIDKWLEICDEGGEPIGDSKIHVKLQYFDVSKDRNWARGVRSTKYPGVPYTFFSQRQGCKVTLYQDAHVPDNFIPKIPLADGNYEPHRCWEDIFDAISNAQHLIYITGWSVYTEITLVRDTNRPKPGGDVTLGELLKRKASEGVRVLMLVWDDRTSVGLLKKDGLMATHDEETANYFHGSDVNCVLCPRNPDDSGSFVQDLQIAAMFTHHQKIVVVDHEMPNQGSQQRRIVSFVGGLDLCDGRYDTQYHSLFRTLDTVHHDDFHQPNFGGSSVNKGGPREPWHDIHSRLEGPIAWDVLYNFEQRWTKQGGKNLLVRLRDLSDIIIPPSPVMFPEDRETWNVQLFRSIDGGAAFGFPETPEEAARAGLVSGKDQIIDKSIQDAYIHAIRRAKNFIYIENQYFLGSSYCWKPEGIKPEEIGALHLIPKELSLKIVSKIEAGERFTVYVVVPMWPEGVPESASVQAILDWQRRTMEMMYTDITQALRAKEIEANPKDYLTFFCLGNREVKQEGEYEPGEQPEPDTDYSRAQEARRFMIYVHTKMMIVDDEYIIIGSANINQRSMDGARDSEIAMGAYQPYHLATRQPARGQIHGFRMALWYEHLGMLDDVFQHPESMECVQKVNKIAEKYWDLYSSDDLEQDLPGHLLSYPMGVDSEGNVTELPGMEFFPDTRARILGTKSDYLPPILTT, via the exons ATGGCTCAGATCTTGCTCCACGGCACGCTCCACGCCACCATCTTCGAGGCCCAGGAGCTCTCCAACCCGCACCGCGCATCCGGCGGCGCCCCCAAGTTCATCCGCAAG CTTGTGGAGGGGATCGAGGACACGGTGGGTGTCGGCAAAGGCACCACCAAGATATATGCCACCATTGATCTGGAGAAGACCCGGGTCGGGCGTACCCGGATGATCAGCAACGAGCCCGCCAACCCTCGCTGGTACGAGTCGTTCCACATCTACTGCGCCCACCTCGCTGCCGATGTCATCTTCACCGTCAAGATCGACAACCCCATTGGGGCCACGCTGATTGGGAGGGCTCACCTGCCTGTCCAGGACCTCCTCGATGGTAAGGAGATTGACAAGTGGCTTGAAATCTGTGATGAAGGCGGTGAGCCTATTGGTGACAGCAAGATCCATGTGAAGCTTCAGTACTTTGATGTTTCCAAGGACCGCAATTGGGCAAGAGGTGTGAGGAGCACAAAGTATCCTGGTGTTCCTTACACTTTTTTCTCGCAGAGGCAGGGATGTAAGGTTACTCTGTACCAAGATGCTCATGTCCCAGACAACTTTATTCCCAAGATCCCGCTTGCTGATGGCAACTATGAGCCACACAGATGCTGGGAGGATATCTTTGATGCCATAAGCAATGCCCAGCATTTGATTTACATCACTGGCTGGTCTGTGTACACTGAGATCACCTTGGTTAGGGACACCAACAGGCCGAAACCTGGAGGTGATGTTACTCTTGGGGAGTTGCTCAAGAGGAAGGCCAGTGAAGGTGTCCGGGTCCTCATGCTAGTGTGGGATGATAGGACTTCAGTTGGCTTGCTGAAGAAAGATGGCCTGATGGCTACCCATGATGAGGAGACTGCAAATTACTTCCATGGCTCGGACGTCAACTGTGTTCTGTGCCCTCGCAACCCTGATGATTCTGGCAGCTTTGTTCAGGATCTCCAGATAGCAGCTATGTTCACGCACCATCAGAAGATAGTAGTTGTTGACCATGAGATGCCAAACCAGGGCTCCCAGCAAAGGAGGATTGTCAGCTTCGTTGGTGGTCTTGACCTTTGCGATGGAAGATATGATACCCAGTATCACTCCTTGTTTAGGACACTTGACACAGTCCATCATGATGACTTCCACCAGCCAAACTTTGGGGGTTCATCGGTCAATAAAGGTGGTCCAAGGGAGCCGTGGCATGATATTCATTCACGGCTGGAAGGGCCAATTGCTTGGGATGTTCTTTACAACTTTGAGCAGAGGTGGACGAAGCAGGGTGGTAAGAACCTCCTTGTACGTCTCAGGGATCTTTCTGACATTATTATTCCCCCTTCTCCTGTGATGTTCCCGGAGGACAGAGAAACATGGAATGTCCAGCTCTTCAGATCCATTGATGGTGGTGCTGCTTTTGGCTTCCCTGAGACTCCAGAGGAAGCTGCTAGAGCTGGGCTTGTGAGTGGAAAGGATCAAATCATTGACAAGAGTATCCAGGATGCATACATACATGCCATCCGGAGGGCTAAGAACTTCATCTACATTGAAAACCAGTACTTCCTTGGAAGTTCATATTGCTGGAAGCCTGAAGGCATCAAGCCGGAAGAGATTGGTGCTCTCCACTTGATTCCGAAGGAGCTTTCCTTGAAGATTGTCAGCAAGATTGAAGCTGGGGAACGATTTACTGTTTATGTTGTGGTGCCAATGTGGCCTGAGGGTGTTCCAGAGAGTGCTTCCGTTCAGGCAATTCTTGACTGGCAAAGGAGAACAATGGAGATGATGTACACTGACATCACACAAGCTCTCCGGGCCAAGGAAATAGAAGCAAACCCCAAGGATTACCTCACTTTCTTCTGCCTAGGTAACCGTGAGGTGAAGCAGGAGGGGGAGTACGAACCTGGGGAACAGCCAGAGCCTGATACTGATTACAGCCGGGCTCAGGAGGCTAGGAGGTTCATGATCTATGTTCACACCAAAATGATGATAG TTGACGACGAGTACATCATCATCGGTTCTGCCAACATCAACCAGAGGTCCATGGATGGCGCCAGGGACTCTGAGATTGCCATGGGCGCGTACCAGCCGTACCACCTGGCGACCAGGCAGCCTGCACGTGGCCAGATCCACGGCTTCCGGATGGCGCTGTGGTACGAGCACCTGGGCATGTTGGATGACGTGTTCCAACACCCGGAGAGCATGGAGTGCGTGCAGAAGGTGAACAAGATTGCCGAGAAGTACTGGGACCTGTACTCGAGTGACGACCTGGAGCAGGACCTCCCAGGGCACCTCCTCAGCTACCCCATGGGCGTTGACTCTGAGGGCAATGTCACCGAGCTGCCGGGGATGGAGTTCTTCCCCGACACCCGTGCCCGCATCCTCGGCACCAAGTCGGATTACCTCCCACCCATCCTCACCACATAG
- the LOC117857425 gene encoding uncharacterized protein, with the protein MATTRGGGSAARVGDGDVDLGEGWDWRSVPRLLSSACLFLCSGGCFGCCDKAVKQLGELSRNLITHDQIPIPEPFWSTTTIEVEPSDLRANSSISISNWGFDQHGTGSSHNLPELGNYGRILWEQTRQEWTEIRSLRPKVKQVREPVLSWNAAYESLLGSNKPFSQPIPLHEMVDFLVDIWEQEGLYD; encoded by the exons ATGGCGACcacgcgcggcggcggatcggCGGCGAGGGTGGGCGACGGGGACGTCGACCTGGGCGAGGGCTGGGACTGGCGCTCCGTCCCGCGGCTCCTCTCCTCCGCCTGCCTCTTCCTCTGCTCCGG AGGCTGTTTTGGATGCTGTGATAAGGCTGTAAAGCAACTGGGTGAGCTGTCCAGGAACTTAATTACCCATGACCAAATTCCCATACCAGAGCCATTTTGGAGTACAACCACCATCGAAGTTGAACCATCAGATCTCAGGGCAAATTCTTCAATCAGCATATCCAATTGGGGCTTTGATCAGCATGGAACTGGAAGCAGCCATAACCTTCCTGAACTTGGTAATTATG GACGCATCCTTTGGGAACAGACTCGGCAGGAGTGGACTGAAATTAGAAGTCTACGGCCGAAGGTGAAGCAAGTCCGGGAACCAGTGTTGAG TTGGAATGCAGCATATGAGAGTCTGCTTGGATCAAATAAGCCGTTTTCTCAACCCATTCCTCTTCAC GAGATGGTCGATTTCCTTGTGGACATCTGGGAGCAAGAGGGGCTGTATGACTAG